From the genome of Lotus japonicus ecotype B-129 chromosome 6, LjGifu_v1.2, one region includes:
- the LOC130723230 gene encoding major strawberry allergen Fra a 1.06-like encodes MGVITTGSERVSAVAPARLYKAIVLDFSNVFPKAIPNVESVEIIEGDGGPGSIKKFSLTDGLGSVKHKVDMVDPENYVYHYTIIEGKALLDQLEKISYEYKSMASPDGGSIIKCTTKYYTKGDAQLPDEFLKAIKEISDRSTKAVEDYLLANPDYN; translated from the exons ATGGGTGTTATCACTACTGGAAGTGAGCGTGTTTCGGCTGTTGCTCCTGCAAGACTATACAAAGCCATCGTCCTGGATTTTAGCAATGTCTTCCCAAAAGCCATACCAAATGTTGAGAGTGTTGAAATTATTGAAGGAGATGGAGGGCCAGGGTCCATTAAGAAGTTCAGTTTAACTGATG GTTTGGGATCCGTGAAGCACAAGGTAGATATGGTTGACCCAGAAAACTACGTGTACCACTATACCATAATTGAAGGCAAAGCTTTATTAGACCAATTGGAGAAGATCTCTTATGAGTACAAATCTATGGCAAGTCCTGATGGAGGCTCCATTATTAAGTGCACAACCAAATACTATACCAAAGGAGATGCGCAGCTTCCAGATGAGTTTCTGAAGGCTATCAAGGAAATCTCTGATAGGTCCACTAAGGCTGTTGAGGATTATCTTTTGGCTAATCCTGATTACAACTAA
- the LOC130723228 gene encoding uncharacterized protein LOC130723228 — translation MANNAEDFSQFGISKEEKDKLVGEVIRYMLFKTHHNSGCPIKREELTQLVTKNYHQRSLPTFVINEAKDKLSVVFGYEMRELKRSLPSSKTQTQLSQQSVAEAKSYVLISQLPPDVYEKYVVDVNTAHLSGFTFVIISIVYLAGGKIPEESLWSQMRRMGLNEDDVSHPVLGNIKQALELLVQQRYLQKDKVSGPEGNTIFYELAERASDGPIIDKVKEYISQIVSDNVPVGAA, via the exons ATGGCGAATAACGCAGAAGATTTCTCCCAATTTGGAATTTCAAAGGAG GAGAAGGATAAACTTGTTGGAGAAGTAATCCGCTACATGCTTTTCAAAACCCATCACAATTCCGGGTGCCCGATTAAGAGAGAAGAACTCACTCAGCTGGTCACAAAGAACTATCATCAGCGTAGCCTTCCGACTTTCGTTATCAATGAAGCTAAAGATAAGCTTTCCGTCGTTTTTGGCTATGAGATGAGAGAGCTTAAGAGGTCACTCCCGTCGTCCAAAACTCAGACACAGCTTTCGCAGCAAA GTGTTGCTGAGGCCAAATCATATGTTCTCATAAGTCAACTTCCTCCTGATGTATATGAAAAATATGTAGTAGATGTGAATACTGCGCATCTGTCTGGATTCACGTTTGTCATAATTAGTATTGTATATCTTGCTGGTGGCAAAATTCCCGAAG AAAGTCTGTGGAGCCAAATGAGGAGGATGggtttgaatgaagatgatgtgaGTCATCCTGTCCTTGGAAACATTAAGCAAGCGTTGGAACTGCTTGTTCAGCAAAG GTATTTACAGAAGGACAAAGTTAGTGGTCCTGAAGGCAATACTATATTTTATGAACTCGCCGAGAGAGCTTCAGATGGACCCATCATTGACAAGGTCAAGGAATATATATCTCAG ATTGTATCGGACAATGTTCCAGTGGGTGCTGCCTAA
- the LOC130724267 gene encoding probable polygalacturonase — protein sequence MLLALPLLLALSNALRAYGVGEQCGSNPTLDPRPHSVSISEFGAVGDGKTLNTIAFQNAIFYLKSFADKGGAQLYVPPGKWLTGSFNLTSHLTLFLEKGAVIIGSQDPSHWEVIEPLPSYGRGLEVPGGRYQSLINGYKLHDVVITGNNGTIDGMGMVWWEWYSSHSLNHSRPHLVELVASDYVVVSNLTFLNAPLYSIHPVYCSNVHIQNVSISTPPESPHTIGIVPDSSDNVCIEDCILALGFDAITLKSGWDEYGIAYGRPTENVHIRRVHLQASSGSAIAFGSDMSGGISNVLVEHVHLFNSNSGIGFRTTEGRGGYMKEIVLSDIQMENIHTAIAVTGHCGSHPDDKFDPNALPILDQITLKDVTGKNITIAGNFAGIEKSPFTNICLSNITFSINPVSPLITWECSNVYGFSESVFPEPCSELGNPTNSSSSSCYYLQSISGKTAEL from the exons ATGCTT TTGGCATTGCCCTTGCTGCTGGCACTGAGCAATGCCTTGAGAGCTTATGGAGTTGGTGAGCAATGTGGTTCTAATCCAACACTAGATCCTAGACCCCACAGTGTCTCCATTTCTGAGTTTGGTGCTGTTGGAGATGGCAAAACACTGAACACCATTGCATTCCAGAATGCTATCTTCTATCTCAAGTCTTTTGCTGACAAGGGTGGCGCTCAGCTGTACGTCCCGCCCGGAAAATGGCTCACCGGCAGTTTCAACCTTACCAGCCATCTCACCCTCTTTTTGGAAAAAGGTGCTGTCATCATTGGATCTCAG GATCCATCTCACTGGGAAGTTATTGAACCCTTACCTTCTTATGGCCGAGGGCTCGAAGTCCCTGGGGGAAGATATCAGAGCTTGATAAATGGATACAAGTTACATGATGTGGTCATAACAG GTAACAATGGAACCATTGATGGCATGGGAATGGTTTGGTGGGAGTGGTATAGCTCCCATTCCTTAAACCACAGCCGTCCTCATCTGGTTGAACTTGTTGCATCTGATTATGTAGTAGTTTCAAATCTCACATTCTTGAATGCCCCATTATATAGCATCCACCCAGTTTATTGCAG CAATGTACATATTCAAAACGTTTCAATCTCTACTCCTCCAGAATCCCCTCATACTATTGGCATAGTACCAG atTCTTCTGATAATGTATGTATAGAAGATTGTATCCTTGCTTTGGGATTTGATGCAATTACTCTGAAAAGTGGCTGGGATGAGTATGGCATTGCCTATGGCAGGCCAACTGAGAATGTACACATAAGAAGGGTGCATCTTCAAGCATCTTCTGGCTCTGCTATTGCATTTGGCAGTGACATGTCTGGCGGAATTTCAAATGTTTTGGTGGAGCATGTTCATCTTTTCAACTCAAATAGTGGTATTGGATTCAGAACCACAGAAGGAAGAGGTGGTTACATGAAGGAAATTGTTCTATCAGATATACAGATGGAGAATATCCACACGGCAATCGCGGTCACAGGTCATTGCGGGTCTCATCCTGATGACAAATTTGATCCAAATGCCCTCCCAATTTTGGATCAAATCACCTTGAAGGATGTTACTGGCAAAAACATCACCATTGCTGGAAACTTTGCTGGAATAGAAAAATCCCCCTTCACTAACATATGCCTTTCCAACATAACCTTTTCTATAAATCCTGTTTCTCCTCTCATTACATGGGAATGCTCAAATGTCTATGGATTTTCAGAATCTGTGTTCCCTGAACCTTGTTCAGAACTTGGGAACCCCACaaattcttcatcatcatcatgttaCTACCTGCAGAGTATCAGTGGAAAAACTGCTGAGCTTTGA
- the LOC130726176 gene encoding uncharacterized protein LOC130726176: MSTTRGHQDKCDTLQRALEDCHRRIPSGLARDSACRHINHALAMCLVSLACPHEIEAVRTLCSSTGTSLKRHQCQQAQLSLSLCLSSLPSPPNNNNS; this comes from the coding sequence ATGTCAACAACAAGGGGACACCAAGACAAATGCGACACTCTGCAGCGGGCGCTAGAGGACTGCCACCGTCGTATCCCCTCCGGCCTCGCTCGCGACTCCGCGTGCCGCCACATCAACCACGCCCTCGCCATGTGCCTCGTCTCTCTAGCCTGCCCTCACGAAATCGAAGCTGTGCGCACCCTTTGCTCCAGCACCGGCACCTCCCTCAAGCGCCATCAATGCCAACAAGCTcagctctctctctccctctgcCTCTCTTCTCTCCCCTCTCcccccaacaacaacaactcatAG
- the LOC130726174 gene encoding major strawberry allergen Fra a 1.07-like — MDALTFTEEFASTVQAGRLFKALILDAPNLLPKLIPQAIKNIQLVEGNGGPGSIQEITVAQGADIKHLKHKIDALDKENFTYSYKVIEGDIPEKIETISHEIKIEPTAEGGSKVKNVTKYHPKPGAAIKEEDFKAAREEALGVLKVVDAYLVANPDAYA, encoded by the exons ATGGATGCTCTCACATTCACTGAGGAGTTCGCCAGCACTGTCCAGGCAGGGAGGTTGTTCAAGGCTTTGATCCTTGACGCTCCGAACCTTCTCCCCAAGCTGATACCTCAGGCCATTAAGAATATTCAACTGGTTGAAGGCAATGGCGGCCCTGGAAGCATTCAGGAGATAACCGTTGCTCAAG GTGCTGACATTAAACACTTGAAGCACAAAATTGATGCATTAGACAAAGAGAACTTCACATATAGCTACAAAGTGATCGAGGGAGATATCCCAGAAAAGATCGAGACGATTTCGCATGAGATCAAGATTGAACCTACTGCAGAGGGAGGTAGCAAGGTCAAGAATGTTACGAAGTATCATCCCAAACCAGGTGCTGCTATCAAAGAAGAGGATTTCAAGGCTGCTAGGGAAGAAGCCTTGGGTGTGCTCAAGGTAGTGGACGCCTACCTTGTCGCAAACCCAGATGCTTATGCTTGA
- the LOC130723713 gene encoding major allergen Pru ar 1-like, whose amino-acid sequence MGVYSDTDEYQSPVSPARLFKALAIDAHNLIPKLLPQAVKSIEFIQGDGGAGSIFQVNFIEGSQVKTLVNRVDEINEDTFTYNYTLIEGETLKDKFTSIAHETKFEAAPVGGSISKVTNKYYLKGDVEIKEEEIKASKEKVFGIYKVVETYLLGNPDVYA is encoded by the exons ATGGGTGTTTACAGTGACACAGATGAGTATCAATCTCCAGTCTCTCCAGCAAGGTTGTTCAAGGCCTTGGCCATTGATGCTCACAATCTCATTCCAAAGCTTCTGCCACAGGCTGTGAAAAGTATTGAATTCATACAGGGTGATGGCGGGGCTGGAAGCATCTTTCAAGTTAACTTTATCGAAG GTAGCCAAGTGAAAACTCTTGTGAACAGAGTTGATGAGATAAATGAGGACACGTTTACCTACAATTACACATTGATTGAAGGTGAAACATTGAAGGACAAGTTCACATCCATTGCTCACGAGACTAAGTTTGAGGCAGCACCTGTTGGTGGTAGCATAAGCAAGGTAACAAACAAGTATTATCTTAAAGGTGATGTTGAGATCAAAGAAGAGGAAATTAAGGCTAGCAAGGAGAAGGTTTTTGGCATTTACAAAGTTGTGGAAACCTATCTTTTGGGGAACCCTGATGTGTATGCTTGA
- the LOC130726883 gene encoding pathogenesis-related protein STH-2-like, translating to MGVTTFTHDFSTPVAPSRMFKALITDSRALLPKLLPQFIKDVTLIQGNGEAGSIEQINFAEGSPFKYLKHRIEMVDNNNLLCNYTMIEGDPLGDKLESIAYEVKFEATSDGGSHCEMTSKYNTIGGYEVREEEIKEGNESSIGICKVVEKYLLENPQVYA from the exons ATGGGTGTCACAACTTTCACACATGATTTTTCCACCCCTGTTGCTCCATCACGCATGTTTAAGGCCTTGATCACAGACTCCAGAGCTTTGCTTCCAAAGCTCTTGCCACAGTTTATAAAAGATGTCACCTTAATCCAAGGAAATGGAGAAGCTGGAAGCATTGAGCAAATTAACTTTGCTGAAG GCTCCCCCTTCAAATATTTGAAACACAGAATTGAGATGGTTGATAACAATAACTTGCTGTGCAACTACACTATGATTGAAGGGGATCCATTGGGAGACAAGCTTGAGTCTATAGCTTATGAGGTTAAGTTTGAGGCCACTAGTGATGGAGGTTCCCACTGTGAAATGACAAGCAAATACAATACCATTGGGGGGTATGAAGTCAGAGAGGAAGAGATAAAGGAAGGAAATGAAAGCTCCATTGGAATCTGTAAAGTTGTGGAAAAGTACCTGCTGGAGAATCCACAAGTCTATGCTTAA
- the LOC130722060 gene encoding class-10 pathogenesis-related protein 1-like, whose product MGVFTFQDETTSTVAPARLYKALTIDGDSIIPKVLPGFKSVEIVKGNGSAGTIKKITFEEDGKTKDLLHKIESIDEANFGYSYSIIGGSDLPDTVEKISFEAKLVAGPDGGSIAKLTVNYHTKGDASPSEEEIKAGKAKGDGLFKAVEGYVLANPDYN is encoded by the exons ATGGGTGTTTTCACTTTCCAGGATGAGACTACCTCCACTGTTGCCCCAGCTAGGCTTTACAAAGCTCTCACCATAGATGGTGATTCCATCATCCCAAAGGTTCTTCCAGGCTTCAAAAGTGTTGAAATTGTTAAAGGAAATGGCAGTGCCGGAACCATCAAGAAGATCACTTTCGAGGAAG ATGGCAAAACCAAGGACCTGTTGCACAAAATTGAATCAATTGATGAGGCCAATTTCGGATACAGCTACAGCATCATTGGAGGTTCTGACCTTCCAGACACAGTGGAGAAGATCTCATTTGAGGCCAAATTGGTTGCAGGGCCTGATGGAGGTTCCATTGCAAAGCTCACAGTGAACTACCACACCAAAGGTGACGCTAGCCCCTCTGAAGAGGAGATCAAGGCTGGCAAGGCCAAGGGTGATGGTCTTTTCAAGGCGGTCGAGGGTTACGTTTTGGCCAACCCTGATTACAACTAA
- the LOC130723229 gene encoding rRNA-processing protein fcf2-like: MKIERWVNFPNLTQSPSHPPPATASLLRPALRNMPEKKPVVGLTWQPQLPVSSSLKATDGSHIKTQIGASRSTVWKPTSELADGLFAPPNDPRKLNKLLRKQVKDTAGKNWFNMPAQTITLELQKDLKLLKLRGAIDPKRHYKKGDSKSKTLPKYFQMGTVVDSPLDFFSGRLTKKERRASLADELLADQNLVAYRKRKVREIEEQNKPAGNENWKIKGRSSRKRAKEKRNR, from the exons ATGAAAATTGAGAGATGGGTCAATTTTCCTAATTTGACCCAGTCTCCTTCCCATCCACCTCCGGCCACCGCGTCTCTGCTCCGTCCGGCTCTCAG GAATATGCCAGAAAAGAAGCCAGTGGTTGGGTTGACATGGCAACCGCAGTTGCCAGTTTCATCTTCATTAAAAGCCACAGATGGATCCCATATAAAAACTCAAATCGGGGCATCAAGAAGCACTGTTTGGAAACCCACTTCAGAGCTGGCTGATGGCCTTTTTGCTCCTCCAAATGATCCTAGAAAATTGAACAAGTTACTGAGAAAACAAGTTAAAGATACTGCTGGGAAAAATTG GTTCAACATGCCGGCTCAAACCATCACCCTTGAGTTGCAGAAAGATCTCAAGTTATTGAAG TTGAGGGGTGCCATTGATCCCAAGCGTCACTACAAGAAGGGTGATTCAAAATCAAAGACACTTCCCAAGTATTTCCAG ATGGGAACAGTTGTAGATTCTCCATTGGACTTCTTCTCAGGAAGATTAACAAAGAAGGAGAGGAGAGCATCATTAGCAGATGAGCTGCTTGCTGATCAAAACCTTGTAGCCTATAG GAAGCGGAAGGTTCGAGAAATTGAAGAACAAAACAAACCAGCTGGGAATGAAAATTGGAAGATTAAAGGCAGGAGTTCCCGGAAGCGAGCAAAAGAAAAGAGGAATCGCTGA